A DNA window from Campylobacter anatolicus contains the following coding sequences:
- a CDS encoding citrate transporter, translated as MLVAAQCVMVLTLLLMISGKTPLYTTAIVGSAISALVAGLPIIGPKDTISLTSLINSGLNPVIADMTGILMFIGVMQASGFMDSIIRAIVRLGNKLGGGGGVAVAGGVTAGVIGMLTGFTQPAITAVITGTASMKLGVDPHRSAGIHGHAGILGNYGGFTHPTQVAVIAVTNIGFGIINVIGVLVSLSVFACAFFRLKKQQKQEGVQILKDDIEKIVKEFEYNEKSIPTFKAFLPFLMLFMGFILGYPVFIVGVASAIFTILLSTINFKNGEQHMLEGVSKIAIPLVATIGFLFMSATIKQIGLAKVIADIFTPMLTYAPLQTMLIVSALAGLITQSNAASVAITIPFLQAALALGTADPLPLAVMAAGGSAMLQYYLTGGPVAALATVIPVISGSNLVKANKFQRPNMLFGLVVLFVLSIVFMFL; from the coding sequence ATGTTAGTAGCTGCACAATGTGTTATGGTTTTAACACTTTTATTAATGATAAGCGGTAAAACTCCGTTATACACAACGGCAATAGTTGGCTCAGCCATAAGTGCACTTGTGGCGGGCTTACCCATTATAGGCCCAAAAGATACGATATCGCTTACATCTTTAATTAATAGTGGTCTAAACCCCGTTATTGCTGATATGACAGGTATCTTGATGTTTATCGGAGTTATGCAAGCAAGTGGTTTTATGGATAGCATTATTCGTGCTATCGTAAGACTTGGTAATAAGCTTGGCGGAGGTGGAGGCGTAGCCGTTGCTGGCGGTGTGACAGCTGGTGTTATAGGTATGTTAACAGGCTTTACGCAACCAGCCATAACTGCTGTGATTACAGGAACGGCATCTATGAAACTTGGAGTTGATCCGCACAGATCAGCAGGTATCCATGGACACGCTGGAATACTTGGTAATTATGGTGGTTTTACTCATCCAACACAAGTTGCGGTCATAGCAGTTACAAATATCGGTTTTGGCATTATAAACGTCATTGGCGTTTTAGTAAGTTTATCGGTTTTTGCTTGTGCGTTTTTTAGATTAAAAAAGCAACAAAAACAAGAAGGAGTACAAATTCTAAAAGATGATATTGAAAAAATAGTAAAAGAATTTGAATATAATGAAAAAAGCATACCTACTTTTAAAGCATTTTTACCATTTTTAATGCTTTTTATGGGATTTATATTGGGTTATCCAGTATTTATTGTAGGTGTTGCAAGTGCCATATTTACCATACTTCTCTCAACGATAAATTTTAAAAATGGCGAACAGCATATGCTTGAAGGAGTAAGTAAAATAGCAATTCCATTAGTCGCCACTATTGGATTTTTGTTTATGAGTGCGACAATAAAACAAATCGGACTAGCAAAAGTTATTGCCGATATTTTTACGCCAATGCTAACATACGCACCACTTCAAACAATGCTTATCGTTTCAGCTTTGGCTGGGCTTATAACACAAAGTAATGCCGCATCAGTTGCAATAACTATACCATTTTTACAAGCTGCTCTTGCATTAGGTACTGCCGATCCTTTGCCACTTGCAGTTATGGCTGCTGGTGGAAGTGCAATGCTGCAATATTATTTAACAGGTGGTCCAGTCGCGGCTCTTGCAACCGTAATACCGGTCATCTCTGGCTCTAATCTTGTTAAAGCAAATAAATTTCAAAGACCAAATATGCTCTTTGGTTTAGTTGTATTGTTTGTATTATCTATCGTATTTATGTTTTTATAG
- a CDS encoding asparaginase: MSKPKISVGALGGTICMSANGGSGGVKPSFSAADLIGAVPVLTNMAEFNARTILAIPSGSIKIKDLIEVYNWAKAQVAQGAIGVIITQGTDTLEESAFFLNLIWDEPNPLVITGAMRNPDNISSDGAGNIYASVLTVLNEQSRNRGVLVVLNDTVHSAKWAHKSDTFSLQTFVSVNGGIQGIIAENDIHYISAPIERTIYKVPKDKIAKVAIIESYLENEGEMIKFIQNSDFEGMVISGFGAGHVSYDMMDEIKKFTKPIVIASRTSSGRCAVKTYGYKGSEIELQECGCVMSGWLSSLKARLLLIVLLSSGASRDAIKQEFAKF, from the coding sequence ATGTCTAAGCCAAAAATTTCCGTTGGTGCACTTGGAGGGACTATCTGTATGAGTGCAAATGGCGGTAGCGGTGGTGTAAAGCCTAGTTTTAGTGCAGCTGATCTTATTGGTGCTGTACCGGTTCTTACGAATATGGCAGAGTTTAATGCTAGGACTATATTGGCTATCCCAAGCGGAAGCATAAAGATAAAAGATCTGATTGAAGTGTATAATTGGGCAAAAGCACAGGTCGCACAAGGGGCTATTGGTGTTATTATAACACAAGGCACTGATACACTTGAAGAGAGTGCATTTTTTTTAAATTTAATATGGGATGAGCCAAATCCTTTGGTTATAACAGGTGCGATGAGAAATCCAGATAATATTAGTTCAGATGGTGCTGGTAATATTTATGCAAGTGTATTAACAGTTTTAAACGAGCAAAGTAGAAACAGGGGTGTTTTGGTTGTTTTAAATGATACAGTCCATAGTGCAAAATGGGCTCATAAAAGTGATACTTTTTCTCTTCAAACATTTGTATCTGTTAATGGTGGCATACAAGGAATTATTGCAGAGAATGATATACATTATATATCGGCACCGATTGAGCGGACGATCTATAAAGTGCCAAAAGATAAGATCGCAAAGGTTGCCATTATTGAAAGTTATCTTGAAAACGAAGGTGAAATGATAAAATTTATACAAAATTCAGACTTTGAAGGTATGGTTATAAGTGGTTTTGGGGCTGGACATGTATCTTACGATATGATGGATGAGATCAAAAAATTTACAAAACCAATTGTTATTGCCTCAAGAACTAGTAGCGGTAGATGTGCAGTTAAAACATATGGATATAAAGGATCAGAGATAGAGCTACAAGAATGCGGTTGTGTGATGTCTGGTTGGCTCTCTTCATTAAAAGCTAGACTTTTGCTTATTGTATTGTTAAGTAGCGGTGCTTCAAGAGATGCTATTAAGCAAGAATTTGCTAAATTTTAA
- a CDS encoding M3 family oligoendopeptidase yields the protein MSSWDLTALFKNEQELENTADSLQNRCKEFRKSYEGRFINLNKDEFLKCLDKYETLVAAISKVGTYAFLVFAKDTTKGAFYAKFEEICTKAQQDLLFFEIKFNELDEKIQNELIKASKTHGYYLSNLKAHKPHQLSLKEEEVLLRKSNTGASAFARLFDESMSAMRFKFMGEILSEEEILSKLHSCDRTVRKNAAKSLSRELAKHQHLLGYIYNMIKTDLATECELRHFDNPEAPRHLDNQITQKSVDALIKASESSFEIVHKFYEKKREILGLARLYDYDRYAPLESKSTKFNFAKCREIVLDAFNKFSPEFGKIAREAFENGWIDAYPSKGKRGGAFSHSGSSDSHPYILLNHTDERRDLFTLAHELGHAIHQKLSYSVSYLNSDTPLTTAETASVFCEMLVFDHVKNGLKPKERQALLASKIEDIFATLYRQINFTTFERTIHAHKGEISLDDINKVWLKESKNMFGKSVKLNDYYAIWWSYIPHFIHTPFYCYAYSYAQLLVLALFGLYKSEKCENFVQIYTEFLSAGGSRSPKELVGMFGFDIDDESFWQIGLGEVSKLVSEFKEIKCN from the coding sequence ATGAGTAGTTGGGACTTAACTGCACTTTTTAAAAACGAACAAGAGCTAGAAAATACAGCAGATTCACTGCAAAATAGGTGTAAAGAATTTAGAAAATCATACGAAGGTCGTTTTATAAATTTAAATAAAGATGAGTTTTTAAAATGCCTAGATAAGTATGAAACGCTTGTTGCTGCCATCTCAAAGGTCGGTACTTATGCGTTTTTAGTATTTGCCAAAGACACCACCAAAGGAGCATTTTACGCTAAATTTGAAGAAATATGCACAAAAGCACAACAAGATCTACTATTTTTTGAGATAAAATTTAACGAACTAGACGAAAAAATACAAAATGAGCTTATAAAAGCCTCAAAAACACACGGCTATTACCTATCAAATTTAAAAGCACACAAGCCACATCAGCTAAGTCTAAAAGAGGAAGAGGTGCTTTTACGCAAAAGCAACACAGGTGCGAGTGCCTTTGCAAGGCTGTTTGATGAGAGTATGAGTGCAATGAGATTTAAATTTATGGGGGAAATTCTAAGTGAGGAAGAAATTTTAAGCAAACTTCACAGTTGTGACAGGACTGTGCGAAAAAATGCCGCAAAGTCACTAAGTCGCGAACTAGCAAAGCACCAACACTTGCTAGGCTACATATATAATATGATAAAAACAGACCTTGCCACAGAATGTGAGCTACGACATTTTGATAATCCGGAAGCACCACGCCATCTGGATAATCAAATAACACAAAAAAGCGTAGATGCTCTCATAAAAGCGAGTGAGAGTAGCTTTGAGATAGTTCATAAATTTTATGAGAAAAAGCGTGAAATTTTAGGCCTTGCAAGGCTATATGACTACGATAGATACGCCCCACTTGAAAGCAAAAGTACTAAATTTAACTTTGCAAAATGCCGAGAGATAGTCTTAGATGCTTTTAATAAATTTAGCCCAGAATTTGGCAAAATAGCACGTGAAGCCTTTGAAAATGGTTGGATAGATGCATATCCAAGCAAGGGTAAAAGAGGCGGTGCGTTTAGCCATTCAGGCTCAAGCGATTCTCACCCATATATCTTGCTAAATCACACCGACGAACGTCGCGATCTTTTCACACTTGCTCACGAGTTAGGGCATGCCATACATCAAAAACTAAGCTACAGCGTTAGTTATCTAAACTCAGATACACCGCTAACTACTGCAGAAACTGCATCAGTTTTTTGCGAGATGCTCGTCTTCGACCACGTTAAAAACGGCTTAAAACCAAAAGAGCGTCAAGCATTATTAGCTTCAAAGATAGAAGATATTTTTGCAACGCTTTATCGTCAGATAAACTTTACTACCTTTGAACGCACGATTCACGCACACAAAGGCGAAATCTCACTTGATGATATAAATAAAGTATGGCTAAAAGAGAGCAAAAATATGTTTGGTAAAAGTGTGAAACTAAACGATTATTACGCAATTTGGTGGAGCTATATACCACACTTCATACACACGCCATTTTATTGCTACGCCTACTCATACGCTCAGCTTTTAGTTTTAGCACTTTTTGGACTTTATAAGAGCGAGAAATGCGAAAATTTTGTGCAAATTTATACTGAATTTTTAAGTGCTGGTGGTAGCCGTAGCCCAAAAGAGCTTGTAGGTATGTTTGGATTTGACATAGATGATGAGAGCTTTTGGCAGATAGGATTGGGCGAAGTTTCAAAACTAGTTAGCGAATTTAAGGAGATAAAATGCAATTAG